In Desulfomonile tiedjei DSM 6799, a genomic segment contains:
- the glk gene encoding glucokinase, translated as MKQAEEREIVLAGDIGGTKTNLGVFEIGEERPRVLVSESYLNSGVLGLNELIADFLVTHSYPIASACFGIAGPIIRGTARVTNLPWKVVDKEIEQFFNFSSVTLINDLVATGYAIPLLKDEELYPVNLVPAQKGGTVGLVAPGTGLGISLLVPSNGTLIPLPSEGGHVDFAPLNEQQVELWKYLRRSHDHVSVERLASGPGLFTIYRWLVETKNHEEPQWLTERFKLMEAPRAVSSAAMVEGEPVCREALEMFISIVAAAAGNLALTGMTTGGMYLGGGILPDLLPQLENGGFMKSFTDKGRFAGILLGIPVYVVLNDKAAMLGAARCAIEKLLIS; from the coding sequence ATGAAGCAGGCTGAAGAACGTGAAATTGTGCTTGCGGGAGATATTGGTGGTACCAAGACCAATTTGGGAGTCTTTGAAATCGGTGAAGAACGCCCCCGAGTGCTTGTGTCGGAGTCTTATCTGAATAGTGGGGTCCTTGGCCTCAACGAATTGATCGCCGATTTTCTCGTTACCCATTCCTATCCCATAGCATCTGCCTGTTTCGGGATAGCCGGCCCGATAATTCGAGGGACTGCGAGAGTCACCAACCTGCCGTGGAAAGTTGTGGACAAGGAAATCGAGCAATTCTTCAATTTTTCTTCAGTTACCTTGATCAATGATCTTGTGGCCACCGGATACGCGATTCCGCTGCTGAAAGACGAAGAATTATATCCCGTCAATCTGGTACCTGCTCAAAAGGGCGGGACTGTGGGATTGGTCGCGCCGGGAACCGGCCTGGGTATCTCTTTGCTGGTGCCGTCAAACGGGACTTTGATCCCATTGCCTTCCGAAGGCGGTCACGTGGATTTTGCACCGCTAAATGAACAGCAGGTTGAACTGTGGAAATATTTGAGACGATCTCACGATCACGTCAGCGTTGAACGACTGGCTTCGGGGCCGGGACTGTTCACGATATATCGGTGGCTGGTAGAAACCAAAAACCATGAAGAACCACAATGGCTGACGGAACGCTTCAAGTTGATGGAAGCGCCCAGAGCCGTCTCTTCGGCGGCCATGGTAGAAGGAGAGCCCGTGTGCAGGGAAGCTCTGGAAATGTTCATTTCCATTGTTGCTGCGGCAGCCGGCAATCTGGCCCTCACAGGGATGACTACGGGCGGCATGTACCTTGGCGGGGGCATTCTTCCGGATCTCTTGCCTCAACTCGAAAATGGCGGCTTTATGAAATCTTTCACGGATAAGGGAAGGTTCGCCGGTATTCTGCTCGGGATTCCCGTGTACGTGGTTTTGAACGATAAAGCCGCAATGCTCGGGGCTGCTCGATGCGCAATTGAAAAGCTCTTGATATCGTGA
- a CDS encoding ankyrin repeat domain-containing protein: MAQDVEEIIKIDDFLDYWEPELDFDKTQAVDELNNALLEASLDGDTEVVELLLASGAEIHHANETGDTAAILAAFEGNTSVLERLLDKGARIDAKNGYANTALLRSAYKGHLPTVTMLLDRGADISSRNTYGNTALIEAAIGGHAEVVKHLLDRGSRIDEKDFRGSTALVAAAGCGSTEVTRVLLTRGADENARNRSGNSPLTVAARGGYKKIVELLLDSGAEIEARDSRGNTALMVAARSGYRDTVECLIAAGADVNARDSFGGSPLVRAASKGNADVVRVLLKAGANINTVDTTTGSTALIKACKKGDVPTARVLLERGADLDLPDRQGNTALMVAVYRDHYEIARLLIALGADPGRKNKAGNAARSFARSGKMREILDQAVERMY, translated from the coding sequence ATGGCTCAGGATGTGGAAGAGATCATCAAGATCGACGATTTCTTGGATTATTGGGAACCGGAGCTTGATTTCGACAAGACTCAGGCAGTCGATGAACTGAACAATGCTCTGCTTGAAGCGTCGCTGGATGGAGACACAGAGGTAGTGGAGTTACTTCTAGCATCAGGGGCCGAAATCCATCACGCCAACGAAACCGGTGACACTGCGGCAATTCTGGCTGCTTTTGAGGGCAACACTTCGGTCCTGGAACGGCTCCTGGATAAAGGGGCCCGCATTGACGCCAAGAATGGGTATGCAAATACTGCACTCCTCAGGTCCGCTTACAAAGGACACCTGCCCACAGTGACTATGCTCCTTGACCGGGGAGCGGACATTTCCAGTCGCAATACCTACGGAAATACAGCCCTGATAGAGGCGGCCATCGGCGGTCACGCAGAGGTTGTAAAACATCTCCTGGACCGCGGCTCGAGAATTGATGAGAAAGATTTTCGAGGCAGTACTGCTCTCGTTGCAGCAGCAGGTTGCGGCAGTACGGAAGTCACCAGAGTGCTGCTGACCCGAGGAGCTGATGAAAACGCGCGGAACAGGTCCGGGAACAGCCCACTCACGGTAGCTGCAAGAGGCGGTTACAAGAAGATCGTCGAGCTGCTTCTGGATTCGGGTGCAGAAATAGAAGCGCGTGACAGCCGCGGCAATACGGCACTCATGGTGGCGGCGCGTTCGGGGTACCGGGATACTGTGGAATGTCTCATTGCTGCCGGAGCGGACGTGAACGCGAGAGACTCTTTCGGGGGGTCGCCGCTCGTTCGAGCCGCCAGTAAGGGGAATGCGGACGTGGTGCGTGTTCTCCTCAAAGCAGGAGCCAATATAAATACTGTGGACACCACCACCGGATCGACTGCGTTGATAAAAGCATGCAAGAAGGGTGATGTACCGACTGCGAGGGTCCTTCTCGAGCGCGGTGCCGATCTCGACTTACCGGATAGGCAAGGGAATACAGCCCTCATGGTGGCAGTGTACCGCGACCATTATGAAATCGCGCGACTCCTGATTGCTCTGGGTGCAGATCCGGGACGTAAGAACAAAGCCGGGAACGCTGCAAGGTCTTTCGCTCGATCCGGCAAGATGAGAGAAATTCTCGATCAGGCTGTGGAACGAATGTATTAA
- a CDS encoding molybdopterin-dependent oxidoreductase has translation MFGRRGFLLQVLSAITIGAVDFVWAQVTRKPIPRGTDRKDLVNVNPAEVDASSLEITKLEDFGVMGLDSYEAELKSWQLIVDGNVGKPLSLQFEDVLKLPPLEKAVLLVCPGFFVNHGIWTGFSLNELLKQAEVKGGTEYLTIRGPEGNYEKVERFNWPDIVQEKVFLAYKVNGVLLPKKHGFPLRVVAQDHYGSQWVKYVYRITAHA, from the coding sequence ATGTTCGGACGCCGCGGATTCCTGCTGCAAGTACTGAGTGCAATAACAATCGGTGCGGTTGATTTCGTGTGGGCACAGGTGACTCGAAAACCGATTCCCAGGGGGACCGATCGGAAAGATCTGGTAAACGTGAACCCTGCCGAAGTAGATGCTTCAAGCCTGGAGATCACGAAACTCGAGGATTTCGGAGTCATGGGATTGGATAGCTATGAAGCCGAACTGAAATCCTGGCAGCTCATTGTGGATGGGAATGTCGGCAAACCCCTCAGCCTTCAATTCGAGGACGTCCTCAAGCTGCCTCCCCTGGAAAAAGCAGTGCTCCTGGTGTGCCCGGGGTTTTTCGTCAATCATGGAATATGGACTGGTTTTTCTCTGAATGAATTATTGAAACAGGCAGAAGTGAAGGGCGGCACTGAATACCTGACGATACGCGGACCTGAAGGTAATTATGAAAAAGTGGAAAGATTCAACTGGCCTGACATAGTGCAGGAGAAAGTCTTTCTGGCATACAAAGTGAACGGGGTGCTATTGCCCAAGAAACACGGATTTCCTCTTAGGGTAGTCGCACAGGACCATTATGGTTCCCAATGGGTCAAATATGTATATAGAATCACTGCGCACGCGTGA
- a CDS encoding response regulator codes for MINTDKPLNILLVEDNPMDVLMTKEALQNWTIEYRLHVVENGEDALDFVYARGDYAGMEQPDMILLDLNLPKLSGKEILSQMQQDPDLSNIPVVVVTTADASSDFQMCLNLGAKLFITKPIDFEEYVQAISTIQDLWLAPTSKDSI; via the coding sequence ATGATCAACACAGACAAACCCTTAAATATTCTGCTCGTCGAAGACAATCCTATGGATGTGTTGATGACGAAAGAAGCGCTGCAAAATTGGACAATAGAATATCGTCTGCACGTGGTTGAAAATGGGGAAGATGCTCTCGACTTTGTATATGCGCGAGGAGATTACGCAGGGATGGAGCAACCTGATATGATCCTCTTGGATTTAAATCTTCCGAAGCTGAGCGGAAAAGAGATTCTGTCCCAAATGCAACAGGATCCGGATCTTTCCAATATCCCCGTTGTCGTGGTTACTACTGCAGATGCATCAAGCGATTTTCAGATGTGTCTCAATCTTGGCGCCAAGCTTTTTATTACGAAACCGATCGATTTTGAAGAATATGTGCAAGCAATTAGCACGATACAGGATTTGTGGCTTGCTCCAACGTCAAAGGATTCCATCTGA